A stretch of Desulfurivibrio alkaliphilus AHT 2 DNA encodes these proteins:
- the coaBC gene encoding bifunctional phosphopantothenoylcysteine decarboxylase/phosphopantothenate--cysteine ligase CoaBC, with product MSFLLNDKRILLGVSGGIAAYKVADWVRQLRREGAEVTVMMTDAAQSFVTPLTFAALSGKRVHTTMLAAADGEYLPHINLGRDHDLILLAPATANTIARLARGQADELVSTVVLAARAKVLLCPAMNSEMYRHPATRQNLGLLQEYGYTIIEPDSGELACGDQGPGRLAEWETVRQEVIAALTPQDLQGRNILVTAGPTWEPLDPVRLLTNRSSGKMGYALAAAARRRGANVTLVSGPGSIRPPAGVELIPVVTANEMHQAVCQRVDATDIMIMAAAVSDYRPARHEPHKIKKGATDASLALVSNPDILRELGERKKTATCFPLLVGFAAESENHLEEGQRKLTSKNLDLIAINDIGAEDAGFAVDNNRVTLLDRNGAVEELPLLSKEEVAHRILNNILRLT from the coding sequence TTGTCTTTCCTACTCAACGATAAACGTATTCTCCTGGGGGTAAGCGGCGGCATCGCCGCTTACAAGGTAGCGGACTGGGTCCGGCAGTTGCGCCGGGAAGGGGCCGAAGTAACGGTGATGATGACCGACGCCGCCCAAAGCTTCGTGACCCCCCTCACCTTTGCCGCCCTCTCCGGCAAGCGGGTTCACACCACCATGCTGGCCGCCGCCGACGGGGAATACCTGCCTCACATAAACCTGGGCCGGGACCACGATCTGATTCTGCTGGCCCCGGCCACTGCCAACACCATTGCCCGCCTGGCCCGGGGGCAGGCCGATGAGCTGGTCAGCACCGTGGTGCTGGCCGCCCGGGCCAAAGTGCTGCTGTGCCCGGCGATGAACAGCGAGATGTACCGGCATCCCGCCACCCGGCAAAACCTGGGCCTGTTGCAAGAGTATGGCTACACCATCATCGAGCCGGACAGCGGCGAACTGGCCTGCGGCGACCAGGGGCCCGGCCGGCTGGCCGAATGGGAAACGGTTCGCCAGGAGGTAATAGCCGCGCTTACTCCCCAGGATCTGCAGGGTCGCAATATCCTGGTCACCGCCGGCCCCACCTGGGAACCCCTGGACCCGGTACGGCTGCTCACCAACCGCTCAAGCGGCAAAATGGGTTACGCCCTGGCCGCTGCCGCCCGCCGGCGCGGGGCCAACGTCACTTTGGTCAGCGGCCCGGGCTCCATCCGGCCTCCGGCCGGAGTCGAACTGATCCCGGTGGTCACCGCCAACGAGATGCATCAGGCGGTCTGCCAACGGGTGGACGCAACGGATATCATGATCATGGCGGCGGCGGTTTCCGATTACCGGCCGGCCCGCCATGAACCCCACAAGATCAAAAAAGGCGCCACCGACGCCTCCCTCGCCCTGGTCTCCAACCCGGATATCCTGCGGGAGCTGGGCGAGCGCAAAAAAACAGCCACCTGCTTCCCGCTGCTGGTGGGCTTTGCGGCGGAAAGCGAAAACCATTTGGAAGAAGGGCAGCGCAAGCTGACCAGCAAGAATCTCGACCTGATCGCCATCAATGACATCGGTGCCGAGGACGCCGGTTTTGCCGTGGACAACAACCGGGTCACCCTGCTGGACCGTAACGGTGCCGTGGAGGAGTTGCCGTTATTGAGCAAGGAAGAAGTGGCCCACCGGATCCTCAACAACATCCTCCGGCTCACCTGA